The genomic interval AAAGGTCAGAgtcttaaatatgttttaaatattaacatcTCTAAAGATCGAAATAAATGTAATAACATCGACAGAGCTCAGAACGTACAAACAGGTTTGACAGGCTGTAAGTAACGGGTTTGTTTCCAAACCCCTAGCATTCACATCAATTTGAAAGGTGCATGCATACTGTCTTGATAATTACATTTTCAGTTAGGTTTATGTCGAACAATTTCTTGTAACGCCGACCTTCCTCAGATTTTGACACTTTAATTACATAAACGATACAATCACACCTCAAATGCTGTTCGCGTTGCAGAATTTATCAAGCACACTTCAGAAATACCCTTTTTGAATCTAAACCAAGGACTTTAACAAAGGTATAAATTGTTGCGATTGGCATCAAACACTTGGAAAAGAAGATAAAATACTGTCATTTCATGGTCATTATACAACCTTGTTGACCTGAATAAATAAGTATTCGGGACTTGATAcaacaataatgtaaaatattaccCCTGTTGCTGTAGACACTGACCCTCCAGACTCCTCCGCATTTCTTTGTGCTTTCCCCGGGGCACACAGAATTACATTCAGACTCGGGCTCACTCGCAACTGGCTGCGTGTTTCCACAGAAACACTCGTTGCTGTTCTACATAACAAATGCACAATTATTTTTCCAAACGTATACGTTAAACGCATTGTGTATTGTCTCTAAGTATTATATAAAACGTATTTTTGCTCTCCATTCACCTCGATTCTTTTTAACTGAGCTACTGACGCCGATTCTACGATGAAACACCGATAACTTAATCTTTTCGCTGTATAGTCGAACACAATTAAGGTTAACAACACACAATTCTTTACTGTGCTAGccaatcttaaataaattgaaTGAATCGTATTTTTTCTTCTGTGCAAATTGCCAGAACAAAACTCGCAATCCAGTAAATATGCATATCATAAGAAAATGTCATCGATTTTAGTATACGTCCTTAAAATGAAATTATCCGGTTAGGATTGCAGTAATATATCAACTTAGTTATCCCCATTGTTAACTGTAAATTTCCTGTCTAAATGATTGCAAAATGCCGTCTAAATTGAAATGCCAAATGTTTGTCTGatctaaaaaaaatgttgatcCAACTATAGCATAAAATTACCGATCGATATTATTGGCAAATGTCACCGAAATAGTCTTTGAAAGAATCATACGTCAATGCACATTTAACAACCTGCAAGTCGGTGACCTGCTATTTTTCAACACTTTAATTAAATGCTAAAACTTTTTGGTATTTGCATACCTCAACGCCTGCAAATCTGTAGGACCTGCATCGAGACGCACACtccaacggcgagtttgacgtcGAGTCGGGGTACCTCACAGGCAAGACACGTTGCATCTGATTCTTATAGCATCCGAGGTAACGGAAATCTGTTAGTAAGTTAATTTAGAGAAGCATGTCCACAAATTCAGCTTTTattacattaataatgacttgAGTTACATAAATACCTCTTGTAGTTGAAAAGATTTTTAACTGGGCCACGCGAGTTGTGTatagcgttatttcttaaaagttgacccagtatttgtaaaaatattgcaagacatattcatttccagaaaggaaattcatttctgcgttgaataagaccaagatattaaaaatcgctgcaaaattgatgaataatggctgttcaaaacgatgcactccgttttcgggtgatttcgagttggataccttgttatatatatatttgatagtgatttttttatcagaaagttgattattcgttataatatgataatttatcagtcaaaattatgttttcactagttaatatcatagccacacgccaaTCACCTGTTCATGCAAGTATCACATTATATGCGATTATTAAAGCATAGTTGTACGTCACACAACTTCTTTCAAATCACATTCTCTGATCTGAGTGTCTTATTACCGACCGATTGCGCTACACGAAAGAACGTCAATGACTTACGAGTCTCGCAGACGCGTCCGTCCCATCCTGGTGCACATTTGCAACGAAAGTCCTCACTTGAAGAGAGATCGACACAAGTTCCTCCGTTTAGACACGGATTCGGAGTACAACCAGCCAGCACGATGGTCACGATGCAGGATGCAACGATAACGTGAACAAACATCTTGAAACTGAAATAAAATCCGTCAATTGAAAGgtatagttttattttcaaatatcttaactaagaatattatgttaatgcacattctctttattattattataacaatacagttttatttttaaatttattacattaacTCGTCAAAGACTTTCgacatataattataattattcattCAGAGATTGTAACTAAAGGTTTTTAACCTTGAATACAAGTTTAATAAGTCGGAAATTTCAAATCGAAAAAGTAAACGTAAagaataatataaacaaatgaactatatttttcacTTGAAGTATTCAATACAAAACCACCAACATTTTGATTTTAGAAGTTACTGAAAAGAGTGTAGTCCAGTGTAATTGATGGCTGGCAATATATACTCGTCGCAAGTGTT from Dreissena polymorpha isolate Duluth1 chromosome 1, UMN_Dpol_1.0, whole genome shotgun sequence carries:
- the LOC127833497 gene encoding uncharacterized protein LOC127833497 yields the protein MFVHVIVASCIVTIVLAGCTPNPCLNGGTCVDLSSSEDFRCKCAPGWDGRVCETHFRYLGCYKNQMQRVLPVRYPDSTSNSPLECASRCRSYRFAGVENSNECFCGNTQPVASEPESECNSVCPGESTKKCGGVWRVSVYSNRAPIYRGCYVDTIPRVLPTQKTPNSPTNTPLECASRCIGFAFSGVEASGECFCGRVLPTVLKPDSECNYACPGNSALTCGGWWRISVYSN